From one Streptomyces sp. CA-210063 genomic stretch:
- a CDS encoding DeoR/GlpR family DNA-binding transcription regulator has protein sequence MSENQNLLAEQRRALILDEVRRRGGVRVNELTRKLGVSDMTVRRDLDALARQGVVEKVHGGAVPVAEASTHEPGFEAKSGLELSAKEDIARAAAELVAPGSAIALSGGTTTYALAHRLVDVPDLTVVTNSVRVADVFHAAQRTSGPRQGAATVVLTGGVRTPSDSLVGPVADQAIAALHFDVLFLGVHGISVEAGLSTPNLAEAETNRRLVQSARRVVVVADHTKWGTVGLSSFAALEQVDTLVTDGGLAAPARAEIAEHLRRLVVAGEDSEDSADM, from the coding sequence GTGAGTGAGAACCAGAACCTCCTCGCGGAGCAGCGCCGTGCCCTGATCCTCGACGAGGTGCGACGGCGGGGCGGGGTCCGGGTCAACGAGCTGACACGCAAGCTCGGTGTGTCGGACATGACGGTCCGCCGCGATCTCGACGCGCTCGCCCGCCAGGGCGTGGTGGAGAAGGTGCACGGCGGTGCGGTGCCGGTGGCCGAGGCGAGCACGCACGAGCCGGGGTTCGAGGCGAAGTCCGGACTGGAGCTCAGCGCCAAGGAGGACATCGCGCGGGCCGCCGCGGAGCTGGTCGCGCCCGGGTCGGCGATCGCGCTGTCCGGTGGTACGACGACGTATGCGCTCGCGCACCGGCTGGTGGACGTGCCGGATCTGACCGTGGTCACCAACTCGGTGCGGGTCGCCGATGTCTTCCATGCCGCCCAGCGCACGTCCGGGCCCCGGCAGGGGGCGGCGACCGTCGTGCTGACCGGTGGGGTGCGGACTCCGTCCGACTCGTTGGTGGGGCCGGTGGCCGATCAGGCGATCGCGGCGCTCCACTTCGATGTGCTGTTCCTCGGTGTGCACGGGATATCGGTCGAGGCGGGGCTGTCCACGCCGAATCTGGCGGAGGCCGAGACGAATCGGCGGCTCGTGCAGTCGGCTCGGCGGGTTGTGGTGGTGGCCGACCACACCAAGTGGGGGACGGTGGGGTTGAGTTCGTTCGCGGCGTTGGAGCAGGTGGACACGTTGGTGACGGACGGGGGGTTGGCTGCGCCGGCTCGGGCCGAGATCGCTGAGCATTTGCGGCGGTTGGTGGTGGCCGGCGAGGACTCTGAGGACAGCGCCGACATGTGA